The sequence CATGTCGTCGGTCGTCTCTGCTGACCGTAGTGCTCCGATCGTGGTATAACGAAGCCCTTGCGGGTACTTCGACTCATATGGAACCGGATCTTCTAACTCGAAAAGACTCTCGGATTCGAAGCGAATAACCATCTTGTCTTCCGCTATTTTCGCGCCGTCGGCGTACTCTTCGATGGGGCGAGATAATTCGGCCTCTTCGGGCGGAACTACGTCCTTGACTGTAGCGAAGTATTTGACCTGACGTACGTCGCCAGTCACGTACATCGCAACGTACTCGAACTCGCTTCCAATCCGAACGAATCCCCATGCGTTGTTCTCCTTGAGAAACGGTAGGCCTGACTCCTTCGTCGGGAAGACCGCGACCTTCGCGTCATCATTGCCGTCAATCTCAGTCCGCCGAATTGCCCCAGCGATATGATTTCCTGTTGGTTCGACACCGCCACTACTGCCACCGACGGGTTCGTCAGTACCCCCGCTGTCGGCGTCAATCTCCGACGCAATATCCGCGACGAGCCGGTCAATCATCTCTTTTGCCTGTGTTTCCGCGAGCGACGAGATTGAATCTGAAACCTCTTCAGCTAACGTATTCGAAAGTTCGACTGCCAATTCGTCCTTTTCGACCTCAAGAGTTCGCCGGGCTTCCCGGAGTTCGTTGATCCGGCCGAGTATCTTCCCCGATTCGCCCGACTCGATGGCGTCTTTCTCGAAGGCCGTCAGAACGGCGAGGCGGTTGGGTAGATCTTCGAG comes from Haloplanus sp. XH21 and encodes:
- a CDS encoding type I restriction enzyme HsdR N-terminal domain-containing protein, with protein sequence MDEANTKAAVLRDFLDLLEWQIPENTQLEYSVEAFGRTYKVDYALILEGTPVAFLEAKGADTALTVKHEEQLSSYMMNKNVTYGILTNGKQYRFFQRRVDASNVDVQKVGDVALEDLPNRLAVLTAFEKDAIESGESGKILGRINELREARRTLEVEKDELAVELSNTLAEEVSDSISSLAETQAKEMIDRLVADIASEIDADSGGTDEPVGGSSGGVEPTGNHIAGAIRRTEIDGNDDAKVAVFPTKESGLPFLKENNAWGFVRIGSEFEYVAMYVTGDVRQVKYFATVKDVVPPEEAELSRPIEEYADGAKIAEDKMVIRFESESLFELEDPVPYESKYPQGLRYTTIGALRSAETTDDML